A genomic window from bacterium includes:
- a CDS encoding phage Gp37/Gp68 family protein, with the protein MSRSTQIEWTRASWNPVTGCTPVSTGCDHCYARRMALRLKAAGMKKYAHGFDVITHERELQTPVKWKKPRVIFTCSMGDLFHEKVPVEFIERVFDVMKKTDRHVYQVLTKRPERALKLASKLPWPENVWLGTTVENADCIGRINLLRQVLDARLRFLSLEPLLGPLTDLDLNGIGWVIVGGESGPGAREMKKEWALEVRDICLNADVPFFFKQWGGVQKKKKGRLLDGRLYSEMPEILTKGSPQLAFVP; encoded by the coding sequence ATGTCTAGATCAACCCAAATCGAGTGGACGAGGGCAAGCTGGAATCCGGTGACCGGGTGCACGCCGGTGAGCACTGGGTGCGACCACTGCTACGCCCGCCGCATGGCCCTCCGCCTCAAGGCCGCGGGGATGAAAAAGTACGCCCACGGCTTCGACGTGATTACCCACGAGCGGGAGCTCCAAACCCCCGTCAAATGGAAGAAACCCCGCGTCATCTTCACCTGCTCCATGGGCGACCTGTTCCACGAGAAGGTCCCGGTCGAGTTCATCGAGCGGGTGTTCGACGTGATGAAAAAAACCGACCGCCACGTGTACCAGGTGCTCACCAAGCGCCCCGAGCGGGCGTTGAAACTTGCCTCTAAACTTCCCTGGCCGGAGAACGTCTGGCTCGGCACGACGGTGGAGAACGCCGACTGCATTGGGCGGATAAACTTGCTCCGGCAGGTGTTGGATGCCAGACTCCGTTTTCTTTCGCTGGAGCCTCTCCTGGGGCCGCTGACCGACCTAGACCTGAACGGCATCGGCTGGGTCATCGTGGGCGGCGAATCCGGCCCCGGAGCGCGGGAAATGAAGAAGGAGTGGGCGCTCGAAGTGCGCGACATCTGCCTGAACGCGGACGTGCCCTTCTTTTTCAAGCAGTGGGGCGGCGTACAAAAAAAGAAAAAAGGCCGCCTCCTCGACGGCCGCCTCTACTCCGAAATGCCCGAAATCCTCACCAAAGGCTCACCCCAACTGGCCTTCGTCCCCTAG
- a CDS encoding GNAT family N-acetyltransferase, with amino-acid sequence MRIRRFESGDLPGTVDLHNRVYPYWPIDEECVRWKRRGQSVLDYRETFVAEVSGRLIAHLELTSRREHFLQPGLFLLEMAIEKAHRDGVVRERLWEIVAARLSLLRWAKLDIGCDEDDGTTFEWLENLGFRLESRDCTWRLELKGYRNPDDRDEVLARVLSAGYTLENFAVLEDPTKLRRLWALHEAVASDYPGPNTYRRQPFDAWERKRTDSPAVRKDAALVARRGDEFVGMTELGFRAGSAGPAYVVTTGVLREHRGRGLATALKYLSAEWARDEGVPALLTGNHFGNEPILSINRRMGFQAQPDWLCWTLSNPEATAGGGFFQLKKPTHEGRP; translated from the coding sequence ATGCGGATACGGCGGTTCGAATCGGGCGACCTTCCGGGGACGGTGGACCTGCACAACCGGGTCTACCCGTATTGGCCGATAGACGAGGAATGCGTCCGGTGGAAGCGGCGGGGCCAAAGTGTGCTGGATTACCGCGAGACCTTCGTCGCGGAGGTCTCGGGCCGCCTCATCGCTCATCTGGAGCTTACCTCCCGCCGCGAGCACTTTCTCCAGCCGGGCCTGTTCCTGCTGGAGATGGCTATCGAAAAGGCACACCGCGACGGCGTGGTCCGCGAACGGCTGTGGGAAATCGTCGCCGCCCGTCTGTCGCTGCTGCGCTGGGCCAAGCTCGATATCGGCTGCGACGAGGACGACGGGACCACGTTCGAGTGGCTGGAAAATCTCGGCTTCCGGCTCGAAAGCCGGGACTGCACCTGGCGGCTGGAGCTGAAGGGTTACCGGAATCCCGACGACCGGGACGAGGTGCTGGCGCGGGTGCTATCGGCGGGCTACACGCTGGAGAACTTCGCCGTGCTGGAGGACCCGACGAAGCTCCGGCGGCTGTGGGCGCTGCACGAGGCGGTCGCAAGCGACTACCCCGGCCCCAACACCTACCGCCGGCAGCCCTTCGATGCCTGGGAGCGGAAACGTACCGACAGCCCCGCCGTGCGGAAGGATGCGGCGCTCGTCGCCCGGCGGGGGGACGAGTTCGTGGGGATGACCGAGTTGGGATTCCGGGCGGGATCCGCGGGACCGGCGTACGTCGTCACCACGGGCGTGCTGCGGGAGCACCGCGGCCGGGGATTGGCCACGGCGCTGAAGTATCTCTCGGCGGAGTGGGCGCGGGACGAGGGCGTGCCGGCGCTCCTGACCGGCAACCACTTCGGGAACGAGCCGATCCTCTCCATCAACCGTCGGATGGGCTTCCAAGCGCAGCCGGACTGGCTCTGCTGGACGCTCTCCAACCCGGAGGCAACGGCCGGCGGCGGTTTTTTTCAGCTTAAAAAACCTACCCACGAGGGACGACCATGA
- a CDS encoding DUF3800 domain-containing protein has translation MYLDESEEKIPHLQKRFVVSALCVPEYTWLETFRQIKEFRHRLKIDYGIFIRKELHATDFLVGRGVISDRMVTKYERSFIYQNSLLLLNSMDWLSVINVSLTPIEGRVLEYEAIERMFNRIHRAVIELDDYALLIFDEGKEKQITKIARKMHVFNKIPSMYGSWQNGSRSKNITIDRILEDPFFKPSASSYFIQLVDFIAYSLLRHDNPTTRIKEYGLHKAFYLLSDILNTKASRYDDFGVVRK, from the coding sequence GTGTATCTAGATGAATCTGAGGAAAAAATACCACACTTACAAAAGAGGTTTGTTGTCTCGGCCTTGTGTGTACCTGAATACACGTGGCTAGAGACATTTAGGCAGATAAAAGAATTTCGCCACAGGCTTAAAATCGATTATGGTATCTTTATACGAAAAGAGTTGCACGCTACAGATTTTCTTGTAGGAAGGGGTGTTATTAGTGATCGGATGGTGACAAAATATGAAAGGTCATTCATTTATCAGAATTCTTTACTTTTACTGAACAGTATGGACTGGTTATCAGTTATTAATGTCTCTCTAACACCAATTGAAGGTCGGGTTCTTGAATATGAAGCAATTGAAAGAATGTTTAACAGGATTCATCGAGCAGTCATTGAGCTTGATGATTATGCATTATTAATTTTTGATGAGGGTAAAGAAAAACAAATAACCAAGATAGCCAGAAAGATGCATGTATTCAATAAAATACCAAGCATGTATGGAAGCTGGCAGAACGGATCGCGTTCAAAAAATATAACAATTGATAGGATTTTAGAGGATCCTTTCTTTAAACCTTCTGCATCATCATATTTTATTCAATTAGTAGATTTTATTGCATATTCGTTGTTGAGACATGATAATCCCACAACACGGATAAAAGAGTACGGGTTACACAAGGCGTT
- the tadA gene encoding tRNA adenosine(34) deaminase TadA — protein sequence MPTDLEWMGMALEEARLAMKAGEAPVGAVVVHAGEIVGRGRNRVEGLADATAHAEMLALRQASMNLGRWRLSGCALYVTLEPCAMCLGACYAARVDRLVYGAPSPKFGALGSAVELAGAEKLNHRLEVVPGVLTRECAELMERFFSRMRRRKNV from the coding sequence ATGCCGACCGATCTTGAATGGATGGGGATGGCCCTGGAGGAGGCCCGCCTGGCGATGAAGGCCGGCGAGGCGCCCGTGGGCGCGGTGGTCGTCCACGCGGGCGAGATAGTCGGCCGGGGGCGCAACCGCGTCGAGGGGCTGGCCGATGCCACGGCCCACGCGGAGATGCTGGCCCTGCGCCAGGCCTCGATGAACCTGGGGCGCTGGCGGCTCTCGGGCTGCGCGCTTTACGTGACCCTGGAGCCGTGCGCCATGTGCCTGGGGGCGTGCTACGCCGCGCGGGTGGATCGGTTGGTGTACGGGGCACCCTCGCCGAAGTTCGGCGCCCTGGGCTCCGCCGTGGAGCTCGCCGGGGCGGAGAAATTGAACCACCGGCTGGAGGTCGTCCCCGGCGTCCTGACACGTGAATGCGCCGAGCTCATGGAGCGTTTCTTCTCCCGCATGAGGCGCCGAAAAAACGTTTGA
- a CDS encoding aromatic ring-hydroxylating dioxygenase subunit alpha, which yields MIRNMWYAVLESREIHPGRLLAVRRFGEDLVFWRSTDGVLSCLKDRCAHRGVRLSAGRVTGDHLQCSFHGIRYDSGGRGVLVPSNGRVADVPKNIRVTAYPVREAHGFVFCWWGECGDEAKLPPVPWFDNLPEENYRWSTTLDPWETHYSRVIENQLDVAHLPFVHYNTIGRGCKTLVNGPLYELTDDVLRLWVHNERDEGRFPRPPEELQKETAAVMIYFIFPNLWQNCISDKVRVMIAFVPVDDERTLLYLRFYQGFARLPLLGGLVCRLGNRYNLRIAHQDRRVVVTQLPKRTDVAIGENLVQADRSIVAYRRRRRELIESEGDRVS from the coding sequence GTGATACGGAACATGTGGTACGCCGTGCTGGAGTCCCGGGAGATCCACCCCGGACGGCTCCTCGCGGTGAGGAGGTTCGGCGAGGACCTGGTGTTCTGGCGTTCGACGGACGGCGTACTCTCATGCTTGAAGGACCGGTGCGCCCACCGCGGTGTGCGGTTGAGCGCCGGCAGGGTGACCGGCGACCATCTCCAGTGCTCCTTCCACGGCATCCGCTACGACTCCGGTGGCCGGGGTGTTCTGGTGCCCTCTAACGGACGGGTGGCCGACGTGCCGAAGAACATCCGCGTGACCGCCTATCCCGTCCGCGAGGCCCACGGGTTCGTCTTCTGCTGGTGGGGCGAGTGCGGAGACGAGGCGAAGCTGCCGCCGGTGCCCTGGTTCGACAACCTGCCCGAGGAGAACTACCGGTGGTCAACCACGCTGGATCCCTGGGAGACCCACTACTCTCGCGTCATAGAGAACCAACTCGACGTGGCCCACCTCCCTTTCGTGCACTACAACACCATAGGCCGCGGGTGCAAAACCCTGGTCAACGGACCGCTTTACGAGCTCACCGACGATGTGCTGCGCCTCTGGGTCCATAATGAGCGCGACGAGGGACGGTTCCCCAGGCCGCCGGAGGAGTTGCAAAAAGAAACCGCCGCGGTCATGATCTACTTCATCTTCCCGAACCTTTGGCAGAACTGCATCTCCGACAAGGTGCGGGTGATGATAGCCTTCGTGCCGGTGGACGACGAACGGACCCTGTTGTACTTGCGATTCTATCAGGGGTTCGCTAGGCTGCCGCTTCTGGGTGGTCTGGTCTGCCGGCTCGGAAACCGCTACAACCTCCGCATCGCCCACCAGGACCGCCGGGTGGTCGTCACCCAGCTTCCGAAGCGGACTGACGTGGCCATCGGGGAGAATCTGGTCCAGGCGGACAGGTCCATCGTGGCGTACCGACGCCGCCGGAGGGAGCTGATCGAATCGGAGGGGGATAGGGTGAGCTAG
- a CDS encoding ABC transporter ATP-binding protein: MNESDGRALWCRGLSKTFRKREKGRRTEVRALVGVSLEIARGGIYGIIGPNGSGKSTLVRLLSTLLLPDEGEMRIFGYDVVAEAPQVRRMINRVSVDAAFFKKLSPWENLVYAARLYGGERTKAREEALRILEVLDFPAGKFYSPMQELSRGQQQKVAIARAILTSPVLLLLDEPTTGLDPKSKLQVQAFIRRLRRDHDATILLTSHDMEEVERICDEIAIMDRGEILVCDNARGLQQRYRANGKLPSLEEVFIRVTGHGWEPEVEEARALEKKQTEEEPADSGDGA, encoded by the coding sequence ATGAACGAAAGTGACGGACGCGCCCTGTGGTGCCGGGGCCTTTCCAAGACCTTCCGCAAGCGGGAGAAGGGCAGGCGGACCGAGGTCCGGGCCCTGGTCGGGGTCAGCCTCGAGATAGCCCGCGGCGGCATCTACGGCATCATCGGCCCCAACGGCTCCGGCAAGAGCACCCTCGTGCGGCTGCTCTCCACCCTCTTGCTGCCCGACGAGGGCGAGATGCGCATCTTCGGCTACGACGTCGTCGCCGAGGCGCCGCAGGTAAGGCGGATGATCAACCGCGTCTCCGTGGACGCGGCCTTCTTCAAGAAGCTCTCGCCGTGGGAGAACCTGGTATACGCCGCGCGGCTCTACGGCGGTGAGCGGACCAAGGCCCGGGAGGAGGCCCTGCGCATCCTCGAGGTCCTGGACTTCCCCGCGGGGAAGTTCTACTCGCCGATGCAGGAGCTCTCCCGGGGCCAGCAGCAGAAGGTGGCCATCGCGCGGGCGATTCTGACCTCGCCGGTGCTCCTTCTTTTGGACGAGCCGACCACGGGGCTGGACCCCAAGTCCAAGCTCCAGGTGCAGGCCTTCATCCGGCGCCTGCGCCGCGACCACGACGCCACGATTCTTTTGACCTCCCACGACATGGAGGAGGTCGAGCGCATCTGCGACGAGATAGCGATCATGGACCGGGGCGAGATACTGGTCTGCGATAACGCCCGCGGCCTCCAGCAGCGCTACCGCGCCAACGGCAAGCTGCCCTCCCTGGAGGAGGTCTTCATCCGGGTGACGGGTCACGGCTGGGAGCCGGAGGTCGA
- a CDS encoding GNAT family N-acetyltransferase, protein MKIRRFQEADLPRRLEIANACFPDWPVSLESASYQRRTLRNDSYLLEFVALDDGVMTGYANLKSEERHVVEPGTFGLEAAVHPGHRGRGHGRTLLDLLLGHLAYLDWRQVLAGCQDDGGPARGMLQRRGFVHEMTDVCSRLDLVHYSPPADHDAALARFRERGYRMATYGDLDDPDKEEKLWALYEEIEHDMPGTVEHKKADLAEWREKMASPVRRIEEILLALDGDALVGLTELIYPAGPEDHAIIESTGTRATHRGRGVATALKYACVDRAKENGVPRINTGNERNNEAILKINRRLGFEPIPPWLGFTKRRGVSDEPARE, encoded by the coding sequence ATGAAGATCAGACGATTCCAGGAAGCGGACCTCCCCCGGCGCCTGGAGATAGCCAACGCCTGCTTTCCCGACTGGCCGGTGAGCCTGGAGAGCGCGAGCTACCAACGCCGGACGCTGCGCAACGACTCGTACCTGCTGGAGTTCGTCGCCCTGGATGACGGGGTGATGACGGGCTACGCCAATCTCAAGTCCGAGGAGCGCCACGTCGTCGAGCCCGGCACCTTCGGTCTGGAAGCGGCGGTCCATCCGGGGCACCGGGGCAGGGGTCACGGCCGGACGCTCCTCGACCTCCTGCTCGGTCACCTGGCTTACCTGGACTGGCGCCAGGTTCTGGCCGGTTGCCAGGACGACGGGGGCCCGGCGCGGGGGATGCTCCAGCGGCGCGGATTCGTCCACGAAATGACCGACGTCTGCTCCCGGCTGGACCTCGTGCATTACTCGCCGCCCGCCGACCACGACGCGGCCCTGGCGCGGTTCCGCGAACGGGGCTACCGGATGGCGACCTACGGCGATCTGGACGACCCCGACAAAGAGGAAAAACTCTGGGCGCTCTACGAGGAGATCGAGCACGACATGCCCGGCACCGTCGAGCACAAAAAGGCCGACCTGGCGGAGTGGCGGGAGAAGATGGCCTCGCCGGTCCGCCGGATAGAAGAAATTTTACTCGCCCTCGACGGGGACGCGCTCGTCGGCCTCACCGAGCTCATCTACCCCGCGGGCCCCGAGGACCATGCCATCATCGAGTCCACCGGCACCCGGGCGACCCACCGCGGACGCGGCGTCGCCACCGCCCTCAAGTACGCCTGCGTGGACCGGGCGAAAGAGAACGGTGTGCCGAGAATCAACACCGGCAACGAGCGGAACAACGAGGCCATCCTGAAAATCAACCGCCGGCTGGGGTTCGAGCCGATTCCGCCCTGGCTGGGCTTCACGAAAAGAAGGGGGGTGTCCGATGAGCCCGCCCGAGAATAA